One Actinomadura viridis genomic region harbors:
- a CDS encoding glycohydrolase toxin TNT-related protein (This protein contains a domain related to Tuberculosis Necrotizing Toxin, which is the C-terminal effector domain of outer membrane channel protein CpnT, and which has a lethal NAD+-glycohydrolase activity.) produces the protein MTLTNEEIRERLDEIAEVVEGLLPPRWRDARLDYHALGSFESGELTCHGFWPGPALPRSGVFELLRDLRRDFYGPENGTWMTLRLHLDADEGWGVETDLLEDFRWKAEATAADCARELAEFPRPWSLVPGWMARLANAQRDADAFDPETILRRPRPEGALLGEGNEDYFERARATLADFMPAGLERLRIGRLEEGCWSVAPAGYSWVAVRYSGGRCDPVVAFPDARAALVHAAARIMAEAGMSIDSALLRAAGVLEKRHVAGADAWILGEAGNEMSRLTAHSPRPREGEAGAEPALALAALSGRPGEYFVCRPGPPPEEDYITARKVFELALARELPSIRRWGRGGSLSVIRDPGRVVTGPVESIVEVGLPQPERDLVPELAPESPLMFAWARRALRDVVGDRAEDFLVGRVAPGCWSVVRGEQGWLVVGPGGDGSEGGGGAEIVAFETALPAVADAMAGVMAASRLALTSGLLELAGLAATDRSGGRFWKPGSVARKIEEAGGGRGGPRSGGPGLALNGIEKRELGYFVFLPEPPPDDGPFVAVHEIYAYAAAAMLPEPPRRDAGSPDEGGVDLPAGTVLDGYGGHDQVFLFTPQTPFHRRGHLGGLGAYEHHTYRVQRPIRVYQGLPVAGGPLPAPKGDAENTERGYYLVDSIAELLKSGVLAEISGDGR, from the coding sequence ACGAGATCGCCGAAGTCGTGGAGGGACTCCTTCCGCCGCGCTGGCGTGACGCACGGCTCGACTACCACGCGCTGGGCTCGTTCGAGAGCGGCGAGCTCACCTGCCACGGATTCTGGCCGGGGCCGGCCCTTCCCCGGTCGGGCGTGTTCGAGCTGCTCCGCGACCTCCGCCGCGACTTCTACGGCCCCGAGAACGGGACGTGGATGACCCTGCGGCTCCATCTCGACGCCGACGAAGGCTGGGGGGTCGAGACCGATCTGCTGGAGGACTTCCGCTGGAAGGCGGAGGCCACGGCCGCCGACTGCGCCCGGGAGCTGGCCGAGTTCCCCAGGCCGTGGTCGCTGGTGCCGGGGTGGATGGCGCGGCTGGCGAACGCGCAGCGGGACGCCGACGCCTTCGACCCCGAGACGATCCTCCGGCGCCCGCGGCCGGAGGGCGCGCTGCTGGGCGAGGGGAACGAGGACTACTTCGAGCGGGCGCGAGCGACGCTCGCCGATTTCATGCCCGCCGGCCTGGAACGGCTCCGCATCGGTCGCCTGGAGGAGGGGTGCTGGTCCGTGGCCCCCGCGGGGTATTCCTGGGTGGCGGTCCGGTATTCCGGAGGCCGGTGCGATCCCGTGGTCGCCTTCCCCGACGCGCGTGCCGCACTGGTCCACGCCGCCGCCCGCATCATGGCCGAGGCCGGCATGAGCATCGACTCTGCGCTGTTGCGGGCCGCGGGCGTGCTGGAGAAGCGGCACGTGGCCGGCGCGGACGCTTGGATCCTCGGTGAGGCGGGGAACGAGATGTCCAGGCTCACCGCTCATTCGCCCCGCCCCCGCGAGGGGGAGGCGGGAGCCGAGCCCGCTCTCGCACTCGCCGCCCTCAGCGGACGGCCGGGCGAGTACTTCGTGTGCCGTCCGGGGCCGCCTCCAGAAGAGGACTACATCACCGCTCGCAAGGTTTTCGAGCTGGCCCTCGCGCGGGAATTGCCGTCGATACGGCGATGGGGCCGGGGAGGCTCGTTGTCCGTGATCCGTGATCCGGGACGCGTGGTGACCGGGCCTGTCGAGTCCATCGTGGAGGTGGGGCTCCCGCAGCCGGAGCGCGACCTCGTCCCGGAGCTGGCCCCCGAGAGCCCGCTGATGTTCGCGTGGGCACGACGTGCGTTGCGGGACGTCGTGGGCGACCGCGCGGAAGATTTCCTGGTCGGCCGGGTGGCGCCGGGATGCTGGTCGGTGGTGCGCGGTGAGCAGGGATGGCTGGTGGTGGGGCCTGGCGGGGACGGTTCCGAGGGCGGAGGCGGCGCGGAGATCGTGGCGTTCGAGACGGCCCTCCCGGCCGTGGCGGACGCGATGGCGGGCGTCATGGCCGCGTCGCGGCTGGCCCTGACCAGCGGCCTCCTGGAACTGGCGGGACTGGCCGCCACGGACCGGTCCGGCGGCAGGTTCTGGAAGCCGGGCTCGGTGGCCCGGAAGATCGAGGAGGCAGGCGGGGGACGCGGCGGGCCGCGTTCCGGCGGGCCCGGCCTGGCCCTGAACGGCATCGAGAAGCGTGAGCTCGGATACTTCGTGTTCCTGCCGGAGCCGCCCCCCGACGACGGCCCGTTCGTCGCCGTCCATGAGATCTACGCGTACGCCGCCGCGGCCATGCTGCCGGAGCCGCCCAGGCGGGACGCGGGGTCGCCGGACGAGGGAGGGGTGGACCTGCCCGCCGGGACCGTCCTGGACGGATACGGGGGCCACGACCAGGTCTTCCTGTTCACCCCCCAGACGCCTTTCCACCGGCGTGGACATCTCGGTGGCCTCGGAGCCTACGAACACCACACCTACCGTGTGCAGCGGCCGATCCGCGTCTATCAGGGCCTTCCCGTCGCCGGTGGGCCGCTCCCCGCACCGAAGGGCGACGCCGAGAACACCGAGCGCGGCTACTACCTGGTGGACTCGATCGCCGAACTGCTGAAGTCGGGCGTTCTGGCGGAGATTTCCGGAGACGGACGATGA